The following proteins are co-located in the Brevibacillus laterosporus DSM 25 genome:
- a CDS encoding D-alanyl-D-alanine carboxypeptidase family protein: MKKWMKTFLAIGFSLITFGIQPSYAAQPPALPLEEVKGEGAILIDGSSGTVLFEKNPQQYLFPASITKIATAIYAIENGNINDMATVSNKARTVEGSRVYLAEGEQVSMRNLLFGLILNSGNDAAIVIAEHMAGSTEAFAEKVNAYLKEKVGVKNTHFTNPHGLHDENHYTTAADMAKIAQYAMKNPFLREIAGTKRYEWHQKEWDTVLVNHNKMLTTYEGTTGLKNGFTDQARNTLVVTAKRGDTELIAVTMKAPSNVVSYQDVNKMLDFGFTHYETKKIVNAGQYLVYQPQTDTEKAANFYTDKDLFITVPKQTTYEQKLLNNGDLEVTLSNGEVRKLHLQPEVLPTAVSTSEESEQVITRNPIALYGIVVFWALLNLFFILFFIRLLRAKRRTRRTNIVLRKRAN; this comes from the coding sequence ATGAAAAAATGGATGAAAACGTTCTTGGCAATTGGTTTTTCTCTGATTACGTTTGGAATTCAGCCAAGTTACGCTGCGCAACCACCAGCCCTACCACTAGAAGAAGTAAAAGGGGAGGGTGCGATTCTCATTGATGGCTCGTCAGGAACCGTTCTATTTGAAAAAAATCCCCAACAGTATTTATTTCCTGCTAGTATTACCAAAATCGCCACTGCTATTTATGCTATAGAAAACGGAAATATAAACGATATGGCCACCGTTTCTAATAAGGCGAGAACGGTAGAAGGATCCCGCGTCTATCTGGCTGAGGGTGAACAAGTATCCATGCGAAATTTACTCTTTGGGCTGATTTTAAATTCAGGTAATGATGCTGCCATTGTGATTGCCGAACATATGGCTGGTTCCACAGAAGCTTTTGCTGAAAAGGTTAATGCTTATTTAAAAGAAAAAGTCGGAGTAAAAAATACTCATTTTACGAATCCACATGGATTGCATGATGAGAATCACTACACAACTGCTGCTGACATGGCTAAGATTGCGCAGTATGCCATGAAAAATCCCTTCTTACGTGAAATTGCCGGTACCAAACGTTATGAATGGCACCAAAAAGAATGGGATACCGTGCTGGTCAATCATAATAAAATGCTTACTACTTATGAAGGAACCACAGGTTTAAAAAATGGCTTTACGGATCAAGCACGAAATACTTTGGTGGTTACAGCTAAACGGGGAGATACAGAACTGATTGCGGTTACCATGAAGGCACCATCTAATGTGGTTAGTTATCAGGATGTAAACAAAATGCTCGATTTTGGCTTTACCCATTATGAAACGAAAAAGATCGTAAATGCAGGACAATACCTGGTATACCAACCCCAGACTGATACCGAGAAGGCAGCAAACTTTTATACGGATAAAGATTTATTTATCACGGTTCCCAAACAGACTACATACGAACAAAAGCTACTGAACAACGGGGACCTTGAGGTGACTTTATCCAATGGAGAAGTGAGGAAGCTACATCTACAACCTGAAGTACTTCCGACGGCTGTTTCTACTTCAGAGGAGAGTGAACAGGTGATTACTCGTAATCCAATTGCTCTATATGGTATTGTCGTATTTTGGGCGCTACTTAACTTGTTTTTCATCCTTTTCTTCATTCGTTTATTACGCGCGAAACGGCGTACGAGGCGTACGAATATTGTGTTGAGGAAACGAGCAAATTAA
- a CDS encoding protein phosphatase 2C domain-containing protein — MRIETFTSKGIGCLNEDSLIVHPTLPIYGVVDGVTSLHGFVNENKETGGYLASTAIARYFTQIHRLISLPDHIATANLLVRLHMQEAGIDLSFKQNLWGAAVGIVAIEKNGISYAQTGDCMIFAVYENGNVRILTRPQVEMLEERTLQKWQEGIENGLLSRAELSLLIRDLIIQNRELQNETNGYGVLNGEEQALDFVEYGRISRVGVKHVVMITDGLFWPLGNQKKQDWSWMVHKIMDMGLENYAQALTKVEESDPECVKYPRFKISDDKTGIILTL; from the coding sequence ATGAGAATAGAAACGTTTACTAGCAAGGGTATAGGCTGTTTAAACGAAGATTCGTTGATTGTTCATCCAACCCTCCCTATTTATGGTGTGGTTGATGGTGTTACTTCACTACATGGATTCGTTAATGAAAATAAAGAAACCGGTGGATACCTGGCTTCAACAGCTATTGCTCGCTATTTTACACAGATACATAGACTGATCTCGTTACCAGACCACATAGCGACTGCTAATTTGCTTGTTCGTCTACACATGCAGGAAGCCGGAATTGATCTGTCTTTCAAACAAAATCTTTGGGGAGCCGCAGTTGGAATTGTGGCAATCGAGAAGAACGGTATATCGTATGCACAAACAGGAGACTGTATGATTTTTGCTGTATATGAAAATGGTAATGTACGTATATTAACTCGTCCACAAGTGGAGATGTTAGAAGAACGTACATTGCAAAAATGGCAGGAAGGCATTGAGAATGGTCTACTATCACGTGCGGAATTAAGTTTACTCATTCGAGATTTAATTATTCAAAATCGTGAATTACAAAATGAAACGAATGGCTATGGAGTATTAAATGGAGAGGAACAAGCCTTAGATTTTGTGGAATATGGCAGAATTAGTCGTGTTGGAGTAAAGCACGTGGTCATGATTACAGACGGATTGTTCTGGCCATTAGGCAATCAAAAAAAGCAGGATTGGTCATGGATGGTTCATAAAATAATGGATATGGGTCTAGAAAACTATGCTCAAGCGCTAACAAAGGTAGAAGAAAGCGATCCAGAGTGTGTGAAATACCCACGATTTAAAATCTCTGATGACAAAACGGGTATTATCCTTACACTATAA
- the yfcE gene encoding phosphodiesterase — protein MKLFFLSDIHGSLTYAQIALEAFEREQATHLILLGDVMYHGPRNALPDGYNPSEVATLLNRYSNSITAVRGNCDSEVDQMLLHFPIMSDSNTIITDKRRIFVTHGHIYHEDHHPALSVGDVLIHGHTHIPMAKKKGDLFILNPGSIAIPKENHPHTYGVIEDDQFLIKKLDGEVYIESSLVLN, from the coding sequence ATGAAGTTATTTTTTCTCTCAGACATCCACGGTTCTTTAACCTATGCCCAAATAGCCCTAGAAGCATTTGAACGAGAACAGGCAACTCATTTAATCCTATTAGGAGATGTGATGTATCACGGACCACGTAATGCCCTACCAGACGGATATAATCCGTCTGAAGTAGCCACTCTGCTAAATAGGTATTCTAACAGCATTACAGCTGTACGTGGAAATTGCGATTCAGAAGTTGATCAGATGCTCCTTCATTTTCCGATTATGAGCGATTCTAATACGATCATTACGGATAAACGTCGTATTTTTGTTACGCATGGACATATTTATCATGAGGATCATCATCCGGCATTATCGGTTGGAGATGTGTTGATTCATGGTCACACACATATCCCGATGGCCAAGAAAAAGGGTGATCTATTTATCCTAAACCCTGGTTCCATAGCTATTCCGAAAGAGAATCATCCGCATACATATGGGGTGATTGAGGATGATCAGTTTTTGATTAAAAAATTGGATGGCGAGGTGTATATAGAGTCTTCACTCGTATTGAATTGA
- a CDS encoding ArsR/SmtB family transcription factor, with translation MDYVMIFKALSNETRLQMLHWLKEPELHFPPSSCNYEHFPGGICVGQIQEKAGLSQSTTSQYLAIMQRAGLLEARRFGQWTYYRRNEEMLQKLATYFEKEL, from the coding sequence ATGGATTATGTCATGATTTTTAAAGCTTTATCGAATGAAACCAGATTGCAAATGTTACATTGGTTAAAGGAGCCAGAGCTACACTTTCCGCCATCCTCTTGCAACTATGAGCATTTTCCAGGAGGAATCTGTGTAGGACAAATTCAAGAAAAAGCGGGTCTATCCCAATCGACCACGTCACAGTACCTAGCAATTATGCAACGTGCGGGGTTATTAGAAGCTAGGCGCTTTGGCCAATGGACGTACTATCGCAGAAATGAGGAAATGTTGCAGAAACTGGCTACATATTTCGAAAAGGAGTTGTAA
- a CDS encoding LLM class flavin-dependent oxidoreductase, which yields MKISVLDQSYVIDGGTPELALEQTTELAQYVDEIGYHRYWVSEHHHSEALAGSSPEVLIAYLAAKTKRIRIGSGGVMLPHYSAYKVAENFNVLSTLAPGRIDVGIGRAPGGMPLSTRALQDLQARDIDTFPEQVQHLISYIDDRWNGEQPFPGLKATPLPAHKPEIWMLGSSDNSGSVAGQLGLPYAFAHFINSQPGAMDQAIRQYLRAFQASSRLLQPKVLAAMKIIVADTDAEANELALSALHLTHLLYRGRLQPLVSPKTVNAYPYTASEFAEIEAMKRTFLIGSVQTVALKIRELQERYPIEELMAVSPIYDVSARKRSYALLKQAVDEASSGYTYS from the coding sequence ATGAAAATTAGTGTACTGGATCAATCGTATGTAATAGATGGGGGAACCCCAGAGCTAGCCTTGGAGCAAACGACTGAGCTAGCGCAATACGTGGATGAAATTGGGTATCACAGGTATTGGGTGTCTGAGCATCATCATTCCGAAGCGCTAGCAGGTTCATCTCCAGAAGTTCTTATCGCTTATTTGGCGGCAAAAACGAAAAGAATTCGTATTGGGTCGGGGGGTGTAATGCTTCCTCATTACAGTGCATATAAAGTGGCAGAAAATTTTAACGTATTAAGCACTTTGGCCCCAGGTCGCATAGATGTAGGAATTGGGCGTGCTCCAGGGGGGATGCCACTCTCAACCAGAGCTCTACAGGATTTGCAGGCGCGTGACATAGATACATTTCCAGAGCAAGTCCAGCATCTAATTAGCTACATTGACGACAGATGGAATGGGGAACAGCCTTTTCCAGGATTAAAAGCTACTCCACTTCCAGCGCATAAGCCTGAAATCTGGATGCTTGGATCTAGTGACAACAGTGGATCGGTAGCTGGGCAGCTGGGATTGCCATATGCATTTGCTCACTTTATCAATTCCCAACCAGGAGCGATGGACCAGGCTATTCGGCAGTATCTACGTGCATTTCAAGCATCATCACGTCTTCTACAACCCAAAGTACTTGCAGCAATGAAAATCATTGTGGCAGATACAGATGCAGAGGCGAATGAACTCGCGCTAAGTGCGTTACATCTTACTCATTTATTGTATCGGGGACGTTTGCAACCGCTTGTTAGCCCGAAAACGGTAAATGCCTACCCCTATACCGCAAGTGAATTTGCTGAGATAGAAGCAATGAAGCGTACATTCCTAATCGGATCAGTACAAACCGTTGCCCTAAAAATCAGAGAACTACAAGAGCGATATCCGATTGAAGAGTTGATGGCAGTTTCACCTATTTATGATGTAAGTGCCCGTAAACGATCCTATGCCTTATTAAAGCAGGCTGTGGATGAAGCAAGTTCGGGTTATACATACAGCTAA
- the namA gene encoding NADPH dehydrogenase NamA produces MTVKLFQPYQVKEVTLKNRIVMAPMCMYSATEKDGKVTDFHITHYSTRAVGQVGLIIVEATAVEAQGRISEFDLGIWNDEHIAGLQRIVDQAHQYGAKMGIQLAHAGRKAEVPGTIYGPSAIAFDEGSRVPKEMSVEKIKQTVEAFKQAAIRAKQAGFDVIEIHAAHGYLLHEFLSPLSNQRTDEYGGSQENRYRILSEVITEVKSVWEGPLLVRVSATDYTEGGLTIEDHVQFAAWMREQGVDLIDVSSGALVRATINVYPGYQVKLSEQIKEEANIPTGAVGLITSPIQAEEILQNNRADVIILGRELLRNPYWARGAADELQVEIEAPRQYRLGW; encoded by the coding sequence ATGACTGTGAAATTATTTCAACCCTATCAAGTAAAAGAGGTTACATTAAAAAATCGTATTGTCATGGCTCCCATGTGCATGTATTCTGCAACTGAAAAAGACGGAAAAGTTACTGACTTTCATATTACGCACTACTCAACACGCGCTGTAGGACAGGTAGGTCTTATAATCGTGGAAGCTACTGCTGTTGAAGCTCAGGGACGTATTTCTGAATTTGACCTAGGGATATGGAATGATGAACACATTGCTGGATTACAAAGAATTGTCGACCAAGCACATCAATACGGGGCTAAAATGGGTATTCAATTAGCGCATGCTGGCCGAAAAGCAGAGGTTCCTGGTACCATCTATGGGCCATCTGCAATTGCTTTCGACGAGGGTAGTCGCGTTCCAAAAGAAATGTCAGTTGAGAAAATCAAACAGACAGTAGAAGCATTTAAGCAAGCAGCAATTCGAGCCAAACAAGCAGGCTTTGATGTCATTGAAATTCATGCTGCTCATGGATATTTATTGCATGAATTTTTATCTCCGCTCTCTAATCAACGAACAGATGAATATGGGGGCTCTCAAGAAAATAGATACCGTATATTATCAGAAGTAATAACAGAAGTAAAGAGTGTTTGGGAAGGTCCGTTGTTGGTGCGTGTCTCCGCTACCGACTACACAGAAGGGGGCTTAACCATCGAGGATCACGTACAATTCGCAGCTTGGATGAGAGAACAGGGCGTGGATCTTATTGACGTTAGTTCTGGAGCGCTCGTACGGGCTACTATTAATGTGTATCCAGGCTATCAAGTAAAATTATCAGAGCAAATTAAAGAAGAAGCGAACATTCCAACTGGTGCAGTAGGATTAATTACATCTCCAATACAAGCAGAAGAGATTTTACAAAATAATCGTGCAGATGTAATCATTTTGGGCCGCGAGCTGTTACGCAATCCATACTGGGCTAGAGGTGCTGCAGATGAATTGCAAGTGGAGATTGAAGCACCAAGACAGTATCGATTGGGCTGGTAA
- a CDS encoding GntR family transcriptional regulator, translating to MPIPKNYTSSIRLTAKEKAFRQLQSWIIDGTLEPGEKLYDAEIAEAIGVSRTPVREAFQLLEVQGFIETYRGRDTRVTTVSKEDVQTMYLPLASLQALAAKLAATTITEEQIAKLNDVNVSYRQAIHDKDVPKIVEMDSQFHTFILEIVDNPYIINFTSVLQLHIQRLEYIFFKQQHIPKEDSIGEHERIVQAFIQKNGQLAAEIMEQNWLRPMKEVYQLMQYKKP from the coding sequence ATGCCAATTCCTAAGAATTACACTTCTTCTATTCGCTTAACGGCAAAAGAAAAAGCGTTTCGACAGCTACAGAGCTGGATTATTGATGGAACCTTAGAGCCTGGGGAAAAGTTATATGATGCTGAAATTGCAGAAGCGATAGGAGTAAGCAGGACTCCTGTAAGGGAAGCCTTTCAGCTACTCGAAGTCCAAGGCTTTATTGAAACCTATCGAGGGCGAGATACAAGAGTTACTACTGTTTCAAAAGAAGATGTACAGACGATGTATTTACCCCTTGCTTCCCTGCAAGCATTGGCAGCCAAATTAGCTGCGACTACAATTACAGAAGAACAAATTGCAAAATTAAACGACGTAAATGTTAGCTATAGACAAGCAATCCATGATAAAGACGTACCTAAAATTGTAGAAATGGATAGTCAATTTCACACCTTTATTTTAGAAATTGTGGACAATCCCTATATTATTAATTTTACGTCTGTCCTTCAGCTACATATTCAACGCTTAGAATATATATTTTTTAAGCAACAACACATTCCTAAGGAAGATTCTATTGGTGAACATGAGAGAATTGTTCAAGCCTTTATACAGAAAAATGGACAACTAGCTGCAGAGATTATGGAGCAAAATTGGCTGCGTCCTATGAAAGAAGTATATCAACTGATGCAATATAAGAAACCGTGA
- a CDS encoding DMT family transporter, whose product MNTEKIVLSRKVGVALVLTGAVLWGISGTVAQYLFQQQGFSPEWLVVIRLLLSGIILLGVAYRKKKQNIWGIWKNNQERLNLILFGILGMLAVQYTYFAAIKHGNAATATILQYLAPVLITCYVAIRLKRFPTLKELLAVILALLGTFLLVTHGSIRSLSISGWALFWGIASAVALAFYTLHPHKLLAKWGAAIVVGWAMLIGGIGFSLVHPPWRLEGQWSISSSLAVIFIVLFGTLIAFYCYLESLKYLSASETSLLACVEPVSAAVLSVIWLHVSFGFTDWVGTLCILVTIAILSLGGNKETVKTN is encoded by the coding sequence ATGAATACTGAAAAGATCGTGCTGTCTAGAAAAGTCGGAGTTGCCTTGGTACTTACAGGAGCTGTGTTGTGGGGGATATCAGGCACTGTTGCTCAGTATCTGTTTCAGCAACAAGGCTTTAGTCCCGAGTGGTTAGTTGTTATACGTCTATTACTGTCAGGTATTATTCTATTAGGAGTTGCCTATAGAAAAAAGAAACAAAATATCTGGGGAATCTGGAAAAACAACCAGGAACGACTCAATCTTATCTTATTTGGTATCCTAGGAATGTTAGCTGTTCAATATACCTATTTTGCGGCTATTAAGCACGGAAATGCAGCGACGGCTACTATCCTTCAATACTTGGCACCTGTGCTTATTACATGCTATGTAGCCATTCGGTTGAAAAGGTTTCCCACTTTAAAAGAATTGCTAGCTGTCATTTTGGCACTTTTAGGAACATTTTTACTGGTTACACATGGAAGCATCCGTAGCCTATCTATTTCTGGATGGGCATTATTTTGGGGGATTGCCTCGGCTGTAGCATTGGCTTTTTATACATTACATCCACATAAACTTCTTGCCAAATGGGGAGCAGCAATCGTAGTAGGTTGGGCAATGCTAATAGGAGGTATTGGTTTTAGTTTGGTCCATCCACCATGGAGATTGGAGGGGCAATGGTCGATTTCTTCCTCTTTAGCCGTCATTTTTATTGTGTTATTTGGAACACTTATTGCTTTTTATTGCTATTTGGAAAGTCTCAAGTATCTTAGTGCCTCCGAAACTAGTTTATTAGCTTGTGTCGAGCCTGTTTCAGCAGCTGTCTTATCAGTGATCTGGCTACATGTATCCTTTGGCTTTACAGATTGGGTAGGTACTTTGTGTATTCTTGTTACCATTGCTATACTCTCCCTGGGTGGGAATAAGGAGACCGTAAAGACAAATTAG